A genomic region of Methanobacterium sp. SMA-27 contains the following coding sequences:
- a CDS encoding TRAM domain-containing protein has translation MFGNYGNDNRNDGGNDAPIKEGGEYDVKIDDTGRDGDGIARVDGFVVFVSGAKLGDEVKIRVNSVRRNFGFADIVE, from the coding sequence ATGTTTGGAAATTACGGAAATGATAATAGAAATGATGGAGGAAATGATGCGCCTATCAAAGAAGGCGGAGAATATGATGTTAAAATTGACGATACGGGTAGGGATGGAGACGGAATTGCTCGTGTAGATGGATTTGTAGTTTTTGTTTCAGGTGCCAAACTCGGCGACGAAGTAAAAATAAGGGTCAACTCCGTAAGAAGAAACTTTGGCTTTGCGGATATAGTAGAATAA
- a CDS encoding site-specific integrase has product MKYQKEDILNDQVFKNFLDHKNIDNNNTIIQYETRIKSYCNFTEKTTTELIDEAIEEQNNSVKSNDRKVNKYLQDFINKLTKKSKSENTIKAYYDTIKALYYDNDIELQKIEFTFNKNVQNTFEELPNKEHILKALKYCNLRDKAIILLQFSSGLSAAEIRHLTYGQFFIAIKEYINFNNNEIFNIDKIYRQLKNKDNIIGIWNSYESNTDIDYLTFNSSESNKAIIDYLLERNNKKPITSFNEPLFIANGNKIGEHTLSAIYRRINQRAGLGSRNEKRNFLTSNIPRKMFQRALLECDVEYLAIELMLGHKIDNIKLAYYKNNPEILKKEYLKGLRNITLEEVEIVTTDRYDNIILELKIEKDERIKLENRIKKLEDEKQNSKNIKNPDFYNSIKDNFEKYRDINFFKNIKKPR; this is encoded by the coding sequence ATGAAGTATCAAAAAGAGGATATTCTTAATGATCAAGTTTTCAAAAATTTTCTAGATCATAAAAATATAGATAATAATAATACTATAATACAATATGAAACAAGAATAAAATCATACTGTAACTTTACAGAGAAAACAACAACTGAATTAATAGATGAAGCAATAGAAGAACAAAATAATAGTGTAAAGTCTAATGATAGAAAAGTTAATAAATATTTACAAGATTTTATAAATAAATTAACGAAAAAAAGTAAATCAGAAAATACTATTAAAGCATACTATGACACAATAAAAGCATTATATTACGATAATGATATTGAACTTCAAAAAATAGAATTTACATTTAATAAAAATGTTCAAAATACTTTTGAAGAATTACCTAATAAGGAACATATACTTAAAGCTCTTAAATATTGTAATTTAAGAGATAAAGCTATTATTCTTTTACAATTTTCTAGTGGATTGAGTGCTGCTGAAATACGGCATTTAACATATGGTCAATTTTTCATTGCAATTAAGGAATATATCAATTTTAATAATAATGAGATATTTAATATTGATAAAATATACCGTCAACTTAAAAATAAAGATAATATCATAGGAATTTGGAATTCATATGAGTCAAACACTGATATTGATTATTTAACATTTAATTCATCTGAGAGTAACAAAGCAATTATAGATTATCTATTAGAACGTAACAATAAAAAACCTATCACATCATTTAATGAACCGTTATTCATTGCTAATGGAAATAAAATTGGAGAACATACATTATCAGCTATATATCGAAGAATTAATCAGAGAGCAGGTTTAGGATCACGTAATGAAAAACGAAATTTTTTAACATCCAATATTCCACGTAAAATGTTCCAGAGAGCATTACTAGAATGTGATGTTGAATATTTAGCTATTGAATTAATGTTAGGCCATAAGATAGATAATATAAAATTAGCTTACTATAAAAATAACCCTGAAATACTTAAAAAGGAATATCTTAAAGGTCTCAGAAATATTACATTAGAAGAAGTAGAAATAGTAACAACAGATAGATATGATAACATAATCCTGGAGTTAAAGATCGAAAAGGATGAAAGAATAAAACTAGAAAATCGAATAAAAAAACTAGAAGATGAGAAACAAAACTCTAAAAATATAAAAAATCCTGATTTTTATAATAGTATAAAGGATAACTTCGAAAAATATAGGGACATCAATTTTTTTAAGAATATTAAAAAACCACGATGA
- a CDS encoding Ig-like domain-containing protein, which yields MKKKFLIVLIATFLVFIVIGAASAAKNTTSVTPITVTSSSSISGHYIVYQKRVGTNENNYDIHKKNLINGQITTVTNTVANEINPDISGNIVVWQSKTGNGKWQIWWKNTSSSKAAAIVRATPSNDQINPRISGTRIVWQYYYGSGSAANGHQPNYDIRGYDLATNSYRASIASTSMDQELPDIHGNTVVYQEYINTGTWHWRVKKTNFISNPNSGSSITLSLQNQTHPRISSYNKVVWSEYNPLKGSNIWCSPNPNLRDGFWVSENNKTQINPDICGNKVVWMQKQTDGTSKYDIYMKDLSSTNPAKPVVTNTATQNEPAIGEDSYGIFVSWTDTRNGYNQVLFRNMDITSPHIISTTPANLQMGFSRITTIAIKFSENIKSSTYYNYITIKNLATNTYVSITKSISGNTLFISTTATRSASTWYQVTIHKAAIKDYAGNNLLASYTFKFRTRL from the coding sequence ATGAAAAAAAAGTTTTTAATAGTGTTAATTGCTACATTTTTAGTTTTTATAGTAATTGGCGCAGCATCAGCAGCAAAAAACACCACATCAGTAACTCCAATAACCGTAACATCATCATCCTCTATTAGCGGTCACTACATCGTCTACCAAAAACGTGTTGGAACTAACGAAAACAACTATGATATCCACAAGAAAAATCTAATCAACGGTCAAATAACAACAGTAACAAACACAGTTGCAAATGAAATCAATCCAGATATTTCTGGCAATATTGTAGTCTGGCAATCCAAGACAGGAAATGGTAAATGGCAAATCTGGTGGAAAAATACAAGCTCATCTAAGGCAGCAGCAATAGTACGTGCAACACCAAGTAATGATCAGATAAATCCAAGAATATCCGGAACTAGGATAGTATGGCAATATTACTATGGCTCTGGATCAGCAGCTAATGGACATCAACCAAATTACGACATAAGAGGATATGACTTGGCAACAAACAGCTATCGTGCAAGTATAGCCTCCACTTCAATGGATCAGGAGCTGCCAGACATACATGGAAATACAGTCGTATACCAGGAATATATTAATACGGGAACTTGGCATTGGCGTGTTAAAAAAACAAATTTCATCTCTAATCCTAATTCCGGTTCAAGTATTACTCTAAGTCTCCAGAACCAAACTCATCCAAGAATTTCTTCATACAACAAGGTTGTATGGTCGGAATATAATCCTCTCAAAGGATCCAATATTTGGTGTAGTCCGAATCCGAATTTACGCGACGGATTTTGGGTATCAGAAAACAATAAAACGCAAATAAACCCAGATATATGTGGAAACAAAGTTGTGTGGATGCAAAAGCAGACTGATGGAACTTCTAAATATGATATCTATATGAAAGATCTATCAAGTACTAATCCTGCTAAACCCGTAGTCACCAACACAGCAACCCAGAACGAACCTGCTATTGGCGAAGACTCGTATGGAATATTTGTATCATGGACCGACACTAGAAATGGATATAACCAAGTTCTCTTTAGAAATATGGATATCACATCACCCCACATAATCTCAACCACACCAGCAAATCTTCAGATGGGTTTTAGCAGAATAACTACTATTGCTATTAAATTCTCTGAAAATATCAAAAGCAGCACTTACTACAATTATATCACCATCAAAAATCTCGCCACCAATACTTATGTATCTATAACCAAATCCATCTCAGGCAATACACTCTTCATTAGTACCACAGCTACTAGAAGTGCTAGCACATGGTATCAAGTCACCATACATAAAGCTGCAATCAAAGACTACGCCGGAAATAACTTACTCGCAAGTTACACCTTCAAATTCAGAACAAGACTATAA
- a CDS encoding AbrB/MazE/SpoVT family DNA-binding domain-containing protein, with the protein MRNIGKEVLKQVDEQGRIVIPKKWRDKHLKNSSVVLLQVTDDEIVVKSHEPADITKYFNSLEIDIESDYDNWNDVKRELYKKRPS; encoded by the coding sequence ATGAGAAACATAGGGAAGGAAGTATTAAAACAGGTTGATGAACAAGGACGTATTGTCATTCCTAAAAAATGGAGAGACAAACACCTTAAAAATAGTTCTGTAGTTCTTTTACAAGTTACAGATGATGAAATAGTTGTAAAGAGCCATGAACCTGCGGATATAACAAAGTACTTTAATTCACTCGAAATAGACATCGAATCAGATTATGATAATTGGAACGATGTTAAAAGAGAGTTATATAAAAAAAGGCCTTCATAA
- a CDS encoding response regulator yields MSVATILIVEDEGLSAMGLQRTLKFWGYDVSTSVFSKKEAIKKAKEIKPDLILMDIVLKGDGDGIDAVWEINNSMDVPIIYLTAYSDEETIKRANITKPFDYIIKPYKEEELHESIEKALQKHKFEKKLLESGEWLDKKLKGSVGVSGKYFRKMIARW; encoded by the coding sequence GTGTCAGTTGCTACGATATTAATTGTTGAGGATGAGGGCCTTTCTGCTATGGGACTGCAGCGAACACTGAAGTTCTGGGGATATGACGTTTCCACATCTGTTTTTTCTAAAAAAGAAGCTATTAAAAAGGCTAAAGAAATAAAACCCGATCTTATTTTAATGGATATTGTTTTAAAAGGCGATGGTGACGGAATAGACGCTGTCTGGGAAATAAATAACAGTATGGACGTTCCAATAATTTACCTTACAGCCTACAGTGATGAGGAAACGATTAAACGTGCCAATATCACAAAACCCTTTGATTACATTATTAAACCATACAAAGAAGAAGAACTCCACGAAAGTATTGAAAAAGCACTCCAGAAACACAAATTTGAAAAAAAATTATTAGAATCCGGAGAATGGTTAGACAAAAAACTAAAAGGATCCGTTGGGGTTAGTGGAAAATATTTTAGAAAGATGATAGCAAGATGGTAA
- a CDS encoding AbrB/MazE/SpoVT family DNA-binding domain-containing protein, which yields MVTETKISKGFQTVVPSNIRKMFKVGPGDIVEWKTNKNNRVEVFFRKKITINDVLGMIDGPKTDAVEMKKRIQRGEKI from the coding sequence ATGGTCACAGAAACAAAAATTTCAAAAGGATTCCAAACAGTAGTACCTTCGAACATAAGAAAAATGTTTAAAGTAGGTCCAGGGGATATTGTAGAATGGAAAACTAATAAAAATAATAGAGTTGAAGTCTTTTTCCGTAAAAAAATAACTATAAACGATGTTTTAGGTATGATCGATGGTCCTAAGACTGATGCTGTAGAAATGAAGAAAAGAATTCAAAGAGGCGAAAAAATTTGA
- a CDS encoding type II toxin-antitoxin system VapC family toxin: MKEKFLDSNVLIHAFLKPKENLTQRDSEIKQKSMEIIKNLQTGSLKVIITTAQIFEVANILESWLSHQAAKEILDFVVTAPNIKIYAVTTKDIKDALVILERYHDNKIGFNDCVTYVAMKNVNIHEILSFDKHFDTLAEINRVEE; the protein is encoded by the coding sequence ATGAAAGAAAAATTTTTGGATAGTAATGTTCTTATCCATGCTTTTTTAAAGCCTAAAGAGAATCTTACACAAAGAGATAGCGAAATTAAGCAAAAATCAATGGAAATTATTAAGAATTTGCAAACTGGCAGTTTAAAAGTAATAATTACTACTGCACAAATCTTTGAAGTAGCCAACATCTTAGAAAGCTGGTTAAGCCATCAAGCTGCAAAAGAAATTTTAGATTTTGTAGTCACAGCACCAAATATCAAAATTTATGCTGTGACTACAAAAGACATAAAAGATGCTTTAGTCATTTTAGAACGATATCATGATAACAAAATTGGTTTCAACGATTGTGTGACTTATGTTGCAATGAAAAATGTTAATATCCATGAAATCCTAAGTTTTGATAAGCATTTCGATACTTTAGCTGAAATTAATAGAGTTGAAGAGTGA
- a CDS encoding chitobiase/beta-hexosaminidase C-terminal domain-containing protein, producing MVIPKFVLIVICFMAILMYTMTGASAVNTTDQTSGYNTTDIQNNPDTANFDNNVSKSSKTLLKQSSSYETASINITNDFREAYSQGFPNPGNVTNHSNYCNWVWTTINITNDGPRDTNVTIENIESNGFIYYNPKIGWNGYVRFNNGSGWTWDNNFNVTTGLGTYDISSGDTYQIAILGYINQTGNITNTVNEISQDAYSPDPYPSANATLNVPKAAIIRLKEEFRTSLNGSAIHNLNYLDWVYAVTTTTNNGPDSSNVKYQSNSSGFTPNGTYYVSADNGISWVKDGSYNTSTGIWSIKLPSNATYLLAIYGQITKHSNINNTITEISQDVYNPYGHDNMEPKCLIVFDDGNLAQYDIAFKYMQSKGIVGTAYINGYNSGQDDVLTISNLLEMDAAGWIIANHAYDHVKLTDVSDQEIYNEISEQINFLIRNGLSRGAYDLAYPGGYSNQDVYDIMNELGIRTGRTTLGNPIENFNGLNLYQIPAYTLVNTTPVSSVEGYVDNAMASDSTVVILFHNIVNFNPDEYDYLTCNFKNIIDYIAKSGINCITINDLYQQSATAPINIPTIGSKFDNLSTSNGYATATATIQPEADIQINNTASNYAPNYNYNITLTITAKNNGPNTAENVTINEWTSNNYLTYISDDSAGKLDLNTGIWTIGTLKSGQTTILHIIVKANTPNITLTNKAIYNPITTDQNSNNNNQTISIIVPLGPTTITVNHIIGFKGDNVNLIATLTDTNIKIPLQGKTIQFSVNENIIGNALTNNNGIATLPYTIIQNNGTYNLLAQFQQDTFFAASNYTKSLIVEQTPTTSLKAGLYNSTKIVTINYSKTEKIYYTLDGSNPSTSSSKYSTPITITKTTILKYFAVGLEGNKSPTYSQTYTIDKIAPTAKASINGGLYNTTKIVSLSMTENGTIYYTLTGTTPTTASMKYAGPITISSTKILKYLAVDLAGNKSPIYTKTYTIDKIPPKVSSTTPTNLKTGVSRTSTIVIKFSENIKASTYFNNITIKNLTTGKYVTITKSISGNTLYIKMTNTRIAYNWYQVSIPAKAIKDYAGNNLIATYTFKFKTK from the coding sequence ATGGTAATTCCTAAGTTTGTATTAATAGTAATCTGTTTTATGGCTATTTTAATGTATACTATGACCGGTGCATCTGCTGTTAACACAACAGACCAAACATCGGGATATAATACAACTGATATTCAAAACAATCCAGACACTGCTAATTTTGATAATAATGTTTCAAAATCTTCTAAAACACTTCTTAAACAAAGTTCTTCATATGAAACAGCAAGTATCAATATTACTAACGATTTTAGAGAGGCATACAGCCAGGGATTTCCAAATCCGGGAAATGTAACAAACCATTCCAATTATTGTAATTGGGTTTGGACTACTATCAACATAACAAATGATGGTCCAAGAGATACTAATGTAACAATAGAAAACATCGAATCAAACGGATTCATCTATTACAACCCAAAAATAGGATGGAATGGATATGTAAGATTCAATAATGGCTCGGGTTGGACATGGGATAACAATTTTAACGTGACCACGGGTCTTGGAACCTATGATATTTCAAGTGGTGATACTTACCAAATTGCAATTTTAGGCTACATTAACCAGACAGGTAATATAACTAACACCGTAAACGAAATTTCCCAGGATGCTTACAGTCCAGATCCATATCCATCAGCAAATGCAACCTTAAATGTACCGAAAGCTGCAATAATCCGACTGAAAGAAGAGTTTAGAACATCTTTAAATGGTTCTGCTATTCATAATTTAAATTATTTAGATTGGGTTTACGCTGTAACAACCACAACTAACAATGGACCTGACTCTTCTAATGTAAAATACCAATCTAACTCCTCAGGATTCACACCTAACGGTACTTATTATGTCAGTGCCGATAATGGAATATCATGGGTTAAAGACGGATCTTACAATACTTCAACAGGTATATGGAGCATTAAACTACCTTCAAACGCTACATATTTACTTGCAATATACGGCCAAATTACAAAACATTCTAATATTAATAACACCATCACAGAAATATCACAGGATGTGTACAACCCATATGGTCATGATAATATGGAACCTAAATGTTTAATTGTTTTTGACGATGGAAATTTGGCACAATACGATATTGCTTTTAAATATATGCAATCTAAAGGAATAGTGGGTACTGCCTATATAAACGGTTATAATAGTGGACAAGATGATGTATTGACAATCTCTAATCTACTAGAAATGGATGCAGCAGGATGGATCATAGCTAATCACGCATATGACCATGTCAAGCTCACAGATGTTTCTGATCAAGAGATTTATAATGAAATATCAGAACAAATAAATTTTTTAATAAGAAACGGATTAAGTAGAGGGGCCTACGATCTAGCATATCCTGGTGGATATTCGAACCAAGATGTTTATGATATCATGAACGAATTGGGCATTCGTACAGGACGTACAACATTAGGCAATCCTATAGAAAACTTTAATGGATTAAATTTGTATCAGATTCCAGCTTACACCCTAGTTAATACCACTCCAGTATCAAGTGTAGAAGGTTATGTAGATAATGCAATGGCTTCTGATTCAACCGTTGTTATCTTATTCCACAATATAGTAAATTTTAATCCCGATGAATACGATTATTTAACCTGTAACTTCAAGAATATAATCGATTACATAGCTAAAAGTGGAATAAATTGTATAACAATTAATGATCTGTACCAACAATCAGCTACAGCTCCAATAAATATCCCAACAATCGGATCAAAATTTGATAATCTATCAACCTCAAATGGATATGCTACTGCAACCGCAACTATCCAACCAGAAGCTGATATTCAAATTAATAACACAGCATCTAATTATGCTCCTAACTACAATTACAACATCACTTTAACAATAACAGCAAAAAACAACGGACCCAATACAGCAGAAAACGTGACTATTAACGAATGGACAAGCAATAACTACTTAACATACATATCAGATGACAGTGCAGGAAAACTCGACCTTAATACTGGAATATGGACAATCGGAACATTAAAAAGCGGACAAACAACAATTCTCCACATAATAGTCAAAGCCAACACACCAAACATAACCCTAACAAATAAAGCAATCTACAACCCCATAACAACCGACCAAAATTCAAACAACAATAATCAAACCATATCAATAATAGTACCTCTTGGACCAACAACAATCACTGTAAACCATATAATCGGATTTAAAGGAGACAATGTAAACCTAATCGCAACACTAACCGACACAAATATCAAAATACCACTCCAAGGCAAAACTATACAATTCAGTGTTAATGAAAACATCATAGGCAATGCATTAACAAATAATAATGGAATAGCAACACTACCTTACACCATAATACAAAACAATGGCACCTACAACCTACTAGCACAATTCCAACAGGACACATTTTTTGCAGCAAGCAACTACACAAAAAGTTTAATAGTTGAACAAACACCAACAACAAGTCTTAAAGCAGGTCTGTATAATTCAACAAAAATTGTTACAATAAACTATAGCAAAACAGAAAAGATTTACTATACACTCGATGGAAGTAATCCCTCCACATCTAGCTCTAAATATAGTACACCAATAACCATTACCAAAACAACAATCCTGAAATATTTTGCAGTGGGTCTGGAAGGTAATAAATCACCAACTTACTCACAAACTTATACTATAGACAAAATCGCACCAACAGCAAAAGCTAGCATTAATGGTGGATTATATAATACAACTAAAATTGTTAGTCTTTCAATGACTGAAAATGGTACAATATATTATACCTTAACTGGAACAACACCTACTACTGCAAGTATGAAATATGCCGGACCAATAACAATAAGTTCTACTAAGATTTTGAAATATTTAGCAGTAGATTTAGCTGGTAACAAATCACCAATTTACACAAAGACTTACACGATAGACAAAATCCCTCCTAAAGTCTCATCAACAACACCAACAAACCTGAAAACGGGTGTGAGCAGAACTTCCACTATAGTCATTAAATTCAGTGAAAATATCAAAGCAAGCACATATTTCAATAATATTACAATTAAAAACCTTACAACTGGTAAATATGTTACAATAACCAAATCAATCTCAGGGAACACTTTATACATTAAAATGACTAATACTAGAATAGCTTACAACTGGTATCAAGTATCAATACCTGCCAAAGCAATCAAAGACTACGCCGGCAACAACCTAATTGCAACTTACACTTTCAAATTCAAAACCAAATAA
- a CDS encoding type II toxin-antitoxin system VapC family toxin: MIFADSSFFIALLNKKDQWHKDIPKVLPQIGKVKKITSILVLSETVTLVGSLSGGKAGVLIYEYIIDNYEVVYMDKTLSNNAMEKFIQYDGTLSLADCVSLEIMEMHQVNSIVSFDSDFDKVKNLNRIH, encoded by the coding sequence TTGATATTTGCAGATTCATCTTTTTTTATTGCCCTTTTAAATAAAAAAGACCAATGGCATAAGGATATTCCTAAAGTATTGCCTCAAATTGGTAAAGTGAAAAAAATAACATCTATTCTTGTACTTTCTGAAACAGTAACCCTGGTAGGAAGTTTAAGCGGAGGCAAAGCAGGTGTTTTGATATATGAATACATCATAGATAACTATGAAGTTGTTTACATGGATAAAACATTAAGTAACAATGCTATGGAAAAATTCATTCAATATGATGGTACATTGTCCTTAGCAGATTGTGTGTCCCTTGAAATCATGGAAATGCACCAAGTTAATAGTATAGTTTCTTTTGATTCTGATTTCGATAAAGTTAAAAATCTCAACAGGATCCATTAA